Below is a genomic region from Dechloromonas denitrificans.
AATCAGTACAGGATCGATCAGTGCCATGCGGCCGATTTTACTCTGTCGCCGACTCCTTGCCGCCATCAATCCCGAGTTCGGCAATTTTTCGGGTAATCGTATTGCGCCCGATACCCAACGCCAGCGCAGCTTCGATCCGGCGCCCGCCGGTATGCGCCAGCGCACGCGAAATCACGATCCGCTCGAAAATTTGCGACAACACGCCGTGAACATCCTGGACACCGCGAGCCAGAAGACGATCGGTTTCACCTTCCAACGCACTTTCCCAATCACTGGCCAGGGTCATCGGCACCGAGTCGCGTAACTCGCCGGGCAAGTCACCAATTTCAACCTGCTGGGCCGGAGCCATGACCGTCAGCCAATGGCACAGGTTTTCAAGCTGGCGGACATTGCCCTGGAAATCGAGGCCGGTCAGGTATTTCAAGGCCGGCTCGGACAGGCGTTTGGCTTCAACGCCCAGTTCGCGGGCGCTTTTTTGCAGGAAGTGCCGGGCGAGCAGGGGAATATCCTCGCGCCGCTCGCGCAGAGAAGGCAAACGGACACGAATCACGTTCAGGCGATGGAATAAATCCTCGCGAAACAAGCCATCCTTGACGCGCGTTTCAAGGTTCTGGTGCGTCGCGGCAATAACGCGAACATTCGCCTTGATCGGCGAATGACCGCCAACCCGGTAGTAGTGACCGTCGGACAGCACGCGCAACAAGCGCGTCTGCAGTTCCGACGGCATATCGCCGATTTCATCAAGGAACAGCGTGCCGCCCTCGGCTTGTTCGAAGCGCCCGCGCCGTTGTGCCTGCGCCCCGGTAAACGCGCCCCGCTCGTGACCAAAAAGCTCGGATTCAAGCAAGTCCTTCGGGATAGCTGCGGTATTGATCGCAATGAACGGTTTATCGGCCCGGGGACTGTGGCGATGCAAGGCATGCGCAACCAGCTCCTTCCCGGAACCGGACTCGCCGTTGATCAACACGGTGGCATGCGACAGCGCCAGACGGCCAATGGCCCGGAACACCTCCTGCATGGCCGGAGCCTGTCCAAGGATTTCAGGAATCAACCCTTCCTCCTCAACCGCACCGCTTTGGTGCATAGACTCGTCGATTGCCCGCCGAATCAACTCAACGGCCTGATCGACGTCGAAAGGTTTGGGCAGGTACTCGAAAGCGCCTCCCTGAAACGCAGCCACGGCACTTTCCAGATCCGAGTATGCCGTCATGATGATGACCGGCACCGATGGGAAGCGCGTCTTCACTTCTTGCAACAATTCCAGCCCGGACTGGCCTGGCATGCGGATATCGGACATCAGGACCTGCGGCGGCTCAACCCCCTGCTCAAGGTTGGAGATCGCCTCGCTGGCCGAGGCGTAACTCTTGAAAGGGATGCCCTCGCGGGACAGGGTCTTTTCGAGGACCCAGCGGATGGAGCGATCGTCATCAACAATCCAGACTGGCTTCATGGGTACTTGGCTCATTTATGCGTTGGAATAAACCAGACCTTAGCAAGACTCAAGCCTGCTCAACCGGCAGTCGAAGGATGAATACCGTCATACCCGGCCGACTGGTGCAATCGATCGTCCCATGGTGGTGCTGGACAAAATTCTGGGCGATGGTCAGGCCCAGGCCATTGCCGCCATCCCGCCCGGAAACCAGCGGGTAGAACATCCGTTCGCGGATCTCTTCGGGGATGCCCGGACCGTTGTCGATCACCTTGATCTCCATCGCCAGGCGATAGCGCTTTTTGGCCAGCGTGACCTGCCGCAGGGAACGCGTCCGCATCGTGATCTCACCGGTCCCGCCCATCGCCTGCGCCGCATTGCGGGCAATGTTCAGCACCGCCTGGATCAATTGCTCGCGATCGCCGACCAGCTCAGGCAGGCTGGTGTCGTAATCGCGACGCATGACCAGCGAACCGGGAAACTCGGCCGTCAGCAAACTGCGCACGCGTTCAAGAATTTCATGGATGTTGACCGTGGCAGGCAGCATCGCCCGGTGCGGCGTCAGCAGGCGCTGCATCAAATCCTGCAAACGGTCCGCTTCCTTGATGAT
It encodes:
- the ntrC gene encoding nitrogen regulation protein NR(I), with translation MKPVWIVDDDRSIRWVLEKTLSREGIPFKSYASASEAISNLEQGVEPPQVLMSDIRMPGQSGLELLQEVKTRFPSVPVIIMTAYSDLESAVAAFQGGAFEYLPKPFDVDQAVELIRRAIDESMHQSGAVEEEGLIPEILGQAPAMQEVFRAIGRLALSHATVLINGESGSGKELVAHALHRHSPRADKPFIAINTAAIPKDLLESELFGHERGAFTGAQAQRRGRFEQAEGGTLFLDEIGDMPSELQTRLLRVLSDGHYYRVGGHSPIKANVRVIAATHQNLETRVKDGLFREDLFHRLNVIRVRLPSLRERREDIPLLARHFLQKSARELGVEAKRLSEPALKYLTGLDFQGNVRQLENLCHWLTVMAPAQQVEIGDLPGELRDSVPMTLASDWESALEGETDRLLARGVQDVHGVLSQIFERIVISRALAHTGGRRIEAALALGIGRNTITRKIAELGIDGGKESATE
- the glnL gene encoding nitrogen regulation protein NR(II), with product MDASSQTFAGLDLLASAVLLIDDGQLLRYLNPAAENLLAVSSRLVAGKALSSVCACSAILRSALDNGLANNWGYTGQNIELTRSDGQVLHLNCTVTPLRPEIAAGVRLLLEFQPIEHHLAATREERLIEQQQANRELIRNLAHEIKNPLGGIRGAAQLLEHELANPSLKEYTQVIIKEADRLQDLMQRLLTPHRAMLPATVNIHEILERVRSLLTAEFPGSLVMRRDYDTSLPELVGDREQLIQAVLNIARNAAQAMGGTGEITMRTRSLRQVTLAKKRYRLAMEIKVIDNGPGIPEEIRERMFYPLVSGRDGGNGLGLTIAQNFVQHHHGTIDCTSRPGMTVFILRLPVEQA